The following is a genomic window from Helicobacter sp. NHP19-003.
CTATGTCGCCAGCGTGTATGCGAGCATGAACAAGGGAAAACAAGGCAATTTTGATTTTTAGCTAAAAGGATTTTTGATGTATTTTAAGAGATTTGGGCTTGGTGTGTGGGGTTTGTGTGCGCTGGTGAGTGTGGCTGTTGCCGAGAAAAATGGCGTGTATGTGTCGGGCGGTTTACAATACACCTTAGTGAAAACCACGATTTCTAGGGGGATGTATGCCAATGAGGCACAACCTTTTGCCTTAAGCGGTTACACCCCAGGGATGAGCAACATGTATGGCTTTAGCCTCAATGCCGGCTATAAAATGTTCTTTGGCAAGCTGGAGAGGCGCAATGGGGTGCGTGTCTATGCCTTTTACGACTACGGCTACGACAACCCCAGCTTTAATGGCCCCCGCTTGAACGACAATGTCTATGGCGTGGGGGCGGACTATCTCTTTGACTTCATAGACAAACGCCAAATGCAAGTGGGCTTTTTCATGGGATTTGCCTTTGCCGGGAGTTCGTGGAGCAACTCGGGGGCTTCTTATGTCAAAAGCCTAGCCAAATACCCCGGGGTGAGCGAGAATTTCAGCTATTTTCAAATCCCCGTCAATGTGGGCGTACGGGCAAATGTCAGCAAGCACCAAGGCTTTGAATTTGGGCTAAAGATCCCTTTAGTGCGTAATTACTACTTCCGCTCCACAGCCCCCGGGGGCATTTATGGCCTGACCTTCCAAAGAAGTGTCGTGCTGTATGGCAATTATGTTTATAATTTTTAAAAGATGCTTAAAATGTGGGCACATCCACTTGTTGTTTAATGACAAGCCCCTCTCTCATGGCATTCTCATAAAGCTCATAAAGGATTTTTGCTTGTTTTTCAGAGGGAGGGTTTAAAACCCCTGTAGCCATCTTAGACAAAATATCCATTTGTTGCGTAGAAAGTTGCCCCGCCAAATCCTCTCTTTGGTAGTATGCCAAAACTTGAGGCCAATACTTGAAACCAGTAACAAATATCCATTTTTCCATGTCTGTTGTGCGCTTTTTATCCTTTTTTGCCTCTTTGTTGATATATTTTTGCTCCTCTGCACTGGTTAAAATGCCTTCATCGATCTCTAAATTGAAATCTATTTTTTCAATGTGCTCCCAACACAGCTTGGTTCTACACCATTGCAAGGCATTTGTGTTGCCTACTGGGGGATTTGTGATGTGGGTATAGACATTTGGGGCGATATGGGCTAATATTTTTTGAAGGGGAGCGGACACCTTCTGCTCTTCCCAAATCTTCATAAAATTTAGAAATGATGATCGTTGCTCCAAATAATGCGAGAGGTAGGCAAGGGTGTAAGCCACACATGGCGTTCTATACCCACTCGCATACCAGTTTGCCTGAGAAACAATTTTTTCTGTTTGTCTAAACATGATGATGCGGGCAATCGCTTCTTTAAAGTAATTTCCTGTGATGCTGAACTCATCTTTTTCGAGTGTTTCGGTGATGTGTTTTGCAAACTTCTTAAAGCTATCTTGTGCCCCGTTAGACACAACATAGGGTGCTTGTAGCCACGCCACTTCGCTTTTAGCCAAGAGCGACTTATCCACGAGCTGAGATTTGGGGCGTTTTTTTAAGAATTGATTTTTTTCTTTAGAGGTCAAATACATTTGTTCGGTTAAATATTCACCCCGTACGCGTTCGTAAAACCAATATGTTTTGATTTGTACGCCATCTCGAGCTGGAGCTAAAATGTTCTTAGAATACTCTTTAAAATCTCTATGAAAGGGGCTGTTTGAAAAGAAGTCGGATTTATTGACCTTGTTTTGCGTGTTGGCGCATTCACTGACCTTAGCAACAAACGCATCTTGTTTAGACTCATTGGCAACCACAGAGAGTTTCATTTGGACATAAACTTTAGAAACATCATTTTTCTTGTTCTTGCTGGTTGCATAGATGGAGGCTATGGTTTGCCCTCCATTGACGATTTGAAAATTTGAAATCTTTTTAATCTTGCCATTTTCCACAACAACGCCACTTGCGGTTGCCGTGATGCCATTATTGTAAGCAAAAAACATTTCAGGCTCGTATTCTATGGTGTTTCTAATCCCCTTATTAACATTGCCCTTAAACTGCAAAAATGTACGGATGTTCTGCTCCAAAAGCCGTGATCCGTAATCCCCGTAGATTTTTGCAAGGGTTGTGCCATCCACCACACTGAGATATGCGTTATATTCCTCTGTGGGGGTTTTGACAACCAAAACGGGTAAATTCACCTCAACTTCAAAGCCATTGCTTGAATCGTCCAGTTTATACATCCTGTATAAATACTCCATATCCCTAATGCAATGCTCGATTTCTATAGAAGACTTGGTTTCATTGGGGATCACAAGCAAGT
Proteins encoded in this region:
- a CDS encoding AIPR family protein, whose translation is MFSLEEFHQDFMQRVAVETQSRGMSKHEAFIESIRDELVKDGELSESCELAEYNKKDMEVCGYAFDEERGELSLLVSCFFQSDTLQTLTKAQIDSKFKKLKTFFKETANKLYESMEEGFTHHSMAYNIYTYLSKNMVEKVRLILITDGKATKNLLVIPNETKSSIEIEHCIRDMEYLYRMYKLDDSSNGFEVEVNLPVLVVKTPTEEYNAYLSVVDGTTLAKIYGDYGSRLLEQNIRTFLQFKGNVNKGIRNTIEYEPEMFFAYNNGITATASGVVVENGKIKKISNFQIVNGGQTIASIYATSKNKKNDVSKVYVQMKLSVVANESKQDAFVAKVSECANTQNKVNKSDFFSNSPFHRDFKEYSKNILAPARDGVQIKTYWFYERVRGEYLTEQMYLTSKEKNQFLKKRPKSQLVDKSLLAKSEVAWLQAPYVVSNGAQDSFKKFAKHITETLEKDEFSITGNYFKEAIARIIMFRQTEKIVSQANWYASGYRTPCVAYTLAYLSHYLEQRSSFLNFMKIWEEQKVSAPLQKILAHIAPNVYTHITNPPVGNTNALQWCRTKLCWEHIEKIDFNLEIDEGILTSAEEQKYINKEAKKDKKRTTDMEKWIFVTGFKYWPQVLAYYQREDLAGQLSTQQMDILSKMATGVLNPPSEKQAKILYELYENAMREGLVIKQQVDVPTF
- a CDS encoding outer membrane protein; amino-acid sequence: MYFKRFGLGVWGLCALVSVAVAEKNGVYVSGGLQYTLVKTTISRGMYANEAQPFALSGYTPGMSNMYGFSLNAGYKMFFGKLERRNGVRVYAFYDYGYDNPSFNGPRLNDNVYGVGADYLFDFIDKRQMQVGFFMGFAFAGSSWSNSGASYVKSLAKYPGVSENFSYFQIPVNVGVRANVSKHQGFEFGLKIPLVRNYYFRSTAPGGIYGLTFQRSVVLYGNYVYNF